A single genomic interval of Streptomyces graminofaciens harbors:
- a CDS encoding RNA polymerase sigma factor, whose amino-acid sequence MDGRQWRSIIAAAQSGDRRALDELIEGWLPLVYNIVGRALNGHADVDDVVQETMLRAVDNLDTLRDPDSFRSWLVAIAMRQIRDRARRRTADPLDDDSDAHAAADFAELTVLRLQLEGQRREVAEAVRWLDDEDRQLLSLWWLEVAGELTRRELAAAVGISRQHAAVRVQRMKARLETARGIVRALDSGCPDLGAVTARWGGRPDSVWRKRIARHIRGCGHCSDPVSPGEVVVPAERLLVGIALVPIPVGFTLSLAFGGKTAVAATAVATGSASVGWSAKVLGVLTKPAVAVTAGATIVAGGAYVATQPPADRPPQAAPTSLSTARAPAAAQPTRPPSPTTSPSPSSSPSPSPSSKTGLYGTVVDAVDRAPDANARPAALPRRPESGVTSSWGQKAVMQHRGESVQLSGEGYVLVRWQISPRNRPGALVMPSWTGLTGKLFHVASGGGRRMDDPHVTADGYETGMGGASIGYAVLRDGTQQMWQNEYFYLDGSVTLTQNERGCDYGIIVFPSTWDEANRDVNHGPAQGAFRYGLTRDNGKDSAPVPQYVTRAKPQDAATVEQKSKV is encoded by the coding sequence GTGGACGGGCGGCAGTGGCGCTCCATCATCGCGGCCGCGCAGTCGGGCGACCGACGCGCCCTCGACGAGCTGATCGAGGGCTGGCTGCCGCTCGTCTACAACATCGTCGGCCGGGCCCTCAACGGGCACGCCGACGTCGACGACGTCGTGCAGGAGACCATGCTGCGCGCCGTCGACAACCTCGACACGCTTCGCGATCCGGACAGCTTCCGGTCCTGGCTGGTCGCCATCGCCATGCGGCAGATACGGGACCGGGCGCGCCGGCGTACGGCCGACCCGCTCGACGACGACAGCGACGCGCACGCCGCCGCCGACTTCGCCGAACTGACGGTCCTCAGGCTCCAGTTGGAAGGGCAGCGGCGCGAGGTCGCGGAAGCCGTCCGCTGGCTCGACGACGAGGACCGGCAGCTGCTGTCGCTGTGGTGGCTGGAGGTCGCGGGCGAACTCACCCGGCGCGAACTGGCCGCCGCCGTCGGCATCAGCCGCCAGCACGCCGCCGTACGTGTCCAGCGGATGAAGGCCCGGCTGGAGACCGCGCGCGGCATCGTCCGCGCCCTCGACTCCGGCTGCCCCGACCTCGGCGCGGTCACCGCCCGCTGGGGCGGACGGCCCGACTCGGTGTGGCGCAAGCGCATCGCCCGCCACATCCGGGGCTGCGGCCACTGCTCCGACCCGGTCAGCCCCGGCGAGGTCGTGGTCCCCGCCGAACGCCTCCTGGTCGGCATCGCCCTCGTCCCGATCCCGGTCGGCTTCACCCTCTCCCTCGCCTTCGGCGGCAAGACGGCGGTGGCGGCGACGGCTGTGGCGACGGGGTCTGCCTCCGTCGGCTGGTCGGCCAAGGTGCTCGGCGTGCTCACCAAGCCCGCGGTGGCGGTGACGGCGGGCGCGACGATCGTCGCGGGCGGCGCGTACGTGGCGACACAGCCCCCGGCGGACCGCCCTCCACAGGCGGCCCCCACGTCCCTGAGCACGGCCCGGGCCCCGGCGGCGGCCCAGCCGACGAGGCCACCGTCGCCCACCACGTCACCGTCCCCCAGCTCCTCCCCGTCGCCTTCGCCGAGCTCGAAAACCGGCCTGTACGGCACGGTCGTCGACGCCGTGGACCGGGCCCCGGACGCGAACGCCCGGCCCGCCGCCCTTCCGCGCCGGCCCGAATCGGGCGTCACCAGCAGCTGGGGCCAGAAGGCGGTCATGCAGCACCGCGGCGAAAGCGTGCAGCTCAGCGGCGAGGGTTATGTCCTCGTCCGCTGGCAGATCTCCCCGAGGAACAGGCCCGGCGCGCTGGTCATGCCGAGCTGGACCGGCCTGACGGGCAAGCTGTTCCATGTGGCCTCGGGCGGCGGCCGCCGCATGGACGACCCGCACGTCACCGCCGACGGCTACGAGACCGGCATGGGCGGAGCGAGCATCGGATACGCCGTACTACGCGACGGCACCCAGCAGATGTGGCAGAACGAGTACTTCTACCTCGATGGCAGCGTCACCCTCACCCAGAACGAACGGGGCTGTGACTACGGCATCATCGTCTTCCCCTCCACCTGGGACGAGGCGAACAGGGACGTCAACCACGGCCCCGCCCAGGGCGCCTTCCGCTACGGCCTGACCCGGGACAACGGCAAGGACTCGGCGCCGGTACCGCAGTACGTGACGAGGGCGAAGCCGCAGGACGCGGCGACGGTGGAGCAGAAGTCGAAGGTGTAG